The following are encoded in a window of Alosa sapidissima isolate fAloSap1 chromosome 10, fAloSap1.pri, whole genome shotgun sequence genomic DNA:
- the galr1a gene encoding galanin receptor type 1, whose protein sequence is MNSSELTNFGDGEGFFNNGEGFFNRSEQTATSDKLLFGIGMDNFITLLVFGLIFTLGVMGNSMVITVLARSKPGKPRSTTNIFILNLSVADLSYLLFCIPFQSTIYMMQSWVLGAFICKFIHYFFTVSMLVSIFTLSAMSVDRYIAIVHSRKSSSIRVARHALVGVIIIWILSLAMAAPVAHYQDLFERDNSTYCWEVWPNPNHKKIYVVCTFVFGYVLPLLLISFCYAKVLNHLHKKLRNMSKKSEASKKKTAQTVLVVVVVFCLSWLPHHVVHLWVEFGNFPLNQASFVFRVMAHCLAYSNSSVNPIIYAFLSENFRKAYKQVFRCQITSESPLNNIKEIRNKADTPPSTNCTNV, encoded by the exons ATGAACTCGTCGGAGCTGACTAACTTCGGTGATGGTGAGGGGTTTTTCAATAATGGTGAGGGGTTTTTCAACAGATCGGAGCAAACGGCGACATCTGATAAACTTTTGTTTGGGATTGGCATGGACAACTTCATTACGCTACTAGTATTTGGACTAATTTTCACGTTGGGTGTGATGGGCAACTCCATGGTCATCACCGTTCTTGCCAGGAGCAAGCCAGGAAAACCACGGAGCACCACCAACATCTTTATTCTAAACCTCAGCGTTGCTGACCTTTCTTACCTGCTCTTCTGCATTCCGTTTCAGTCTACAATATACATGATGCAATCATGGGTACTTGGTGCCTTCATATGTAAATTCATCCATTACTTCTTTACGGTCTCTATGCTTGTCAGTATCTTCACTCTGTCTGCTATGTCCGTGGATCGCTATATTGCCATAGTTCACTCGAGAAAGTCGTCCTCCATCCGTGTGGCGAGACATGCCCTGGTTGGGGTGATAATTATTTGGATCCTCTCCCTAGCAATGGCAGCACCTGTGGCTCACTATCAGGATCTGTTTGAGAGAGATAATAGCACCTATTGCTGGGAAGTATGGCCCAACCCAAACCATAAGAAGATCTACGTGGTGTGCACGTTTGTCTTCGGTTATGTCTTGCCCCTTTTACTGATATCTTTTTGTTACGCAAAG GTCCTAAATCACTTGCACAAAAAACTCAGAAACATGTCAAAAAAATCAGAAGCATCTAAGAAAAAG ACCGCTCAGACAgtgctggtggtggttgtggtctTCTGCTTGTCCTGGCTACCCCATCATGTGGTCCATTTGTGGGTGGAGTTTGGGAATTTTCCACTCAACCAGGCGTCGTTCGTGTTTCGGGTGATGGCCCACTGCCTGGCTTACAGCAACTCCTCTGTCAATCCCATCATCTACGCCTTTCTGTCGGAGAACTTCCGCAAGGCGTACAAACAGGTGTTCAGGTGCCAGATCACCAGTGAATCTCCCCTCAATAACATCAAAGAGATCCGGAACAAGGCTGACACACCACCCTCCACCAACTGCACCAATGTCTGA